One Burkholderia vietnamiensis LMG 10929 genomic window carries:
- a CDS encoding LysR substrate-binding domain-containing protein: protein MKHLYPNVAELHAFVASAKYLNFSYAARELGLTPSAVSRQIASLEALFGVKLFVREGRGLTLTRAGEVYHARVVAPLREIGNASIELLSARENRDLLTIASVPTFTTKWLLPRLTRFLAAAPSVTLGFRRHLAPGDPFPFGLDAAIRYGDGAWEGVRSDYLDGRTFVPVCTREFAERHALRGPADVASAPRLVHEQAEIAWSEWAQRHHATRMNALAGARFEQYSVLIQAVQAGLGIALVPRFLILDNLAAGTLIEPFDAPVDLDAQGHYLCYAPERLATSDALRRFREWMLDEATQG, encoded by the coding sequence ATGAAACACCTGTATCCGAACGTCGCGGAACTGCACGCATTCGTCGCGTCGGCGAAATACCTGAACTTCTCGTACGCGGCACGCGAGCTGGGCCTGACGCCCAGCGCGGTCAGCCGGCAGATCGCCAGCCTCGAGGCGCTGTTCGGCGTGAAGCTGTTCGTGCGCGAAGGACGCGGCCTCACGCTCACCCGCGCGGGCGAGGTGTATCACGCACGCGTCGTCGCGCCGCTGCGCGAGATCGGCAATGCGTCGATCGAGCTGCTGAGCGCCCGCGAGAATCGCGACCTGCTGACGATCGCGAGCGTCCCGACGTTTACGACCAAGTGGCTGCTGCCGCGGCTCACACGCTTTCTCGCCGCCGCACCGAGCGTCACGCTCGGCTTTCGCCGCCATCTCGCGCCGGGCGACCCGTTTCCGTTCGGGCTCGACGCGGCGATCCGCTATGGCGACGGCGCATGGGAAGGCGTACGAAGCGACTATCTCGACGGCCGGACCTTCGTGCCGGTCTGCACGCGCGAATTCGCGGAGCGGCACGCGCTGCGCGGCCCCGCCGACGTCGCGTCGGCGCCGCGCCTGGTGCACGAACAGGCGGAGATCGCATGGTCCGAATGGGCGCAGCGCCACCACGCGACGCGGATGAATGCGCTGGCCGGCGCCCGCTTCGAACAGTATTCGGTGCTGATCCAGGCCGTCCAGGCCGGGCTCGGGATCGCCCTGGTGCCGCGCTTCCTGATTCTCGACAATCTCGCGGCCGGCACGCTGATCGAGCCGTTCGATGCCCCGGTCGACCTGGACGCGCAGGGGCACTATCTCTGCTACGCGCCCGAACGCCTCGCGACCAGCGACGCGCTGCGGCGTTTCCGCGAGTGGATGCTCGACGAAGCGACGCAGGGTTGA
- a CDS encoding ABC transporter permease, with amino-acid sequence MHPSSVPALADGVPIRRSKAARPRIGRLLLQALVAAFGLYLLLPIALLLVGSVGQSWTNTLLPAGFTAHWFTDLAANRGFTRAFGVSLMVALACCALNATIGLPLAYSLHHRAQAGGGLATRIVMLMPIAVPALTLGFGYIAIFSGDTLPWLGTLPLMIVAHAVLTLPYLLQTLLSDLRHLGLARLEACAATLGATPLRQFFTIVLPNLRHSLFSGLVMVAALSIGEFQISNLIAGFRYRNYPIVLLQAFYGATGMACAATVVLLVLAVLATLVSTSTMQRLK; translated from the coding sequence ATGCATCCGTCATCCGTCCCGGCATTGGCCGACGGTGTTCCGATTCGTCGTAGCAAAGCAGCGCGCCCCCGCATCGGCCGGCTGTTGCTGCAGGCACTCGTCGCCGCGTTCGGCCTCTACCTGCTGTTGCCGATCGCGCTGCTGCTGGTCGGCTCGGTCGGGCAGTCGTGGACCAATACGCTGCTGCCCGCCGGCTTCACCGCGCACTGGTTCACCGATCTGGCCGCGAACCGGGGCTTCACGCGAGCGTTCGGCGTCAGCCTGATGGTCGCGCTGGCCTGCTGCGCGCTCAACGCGACGATCGGGCTGCCGCTCGCGTATTCGCTGCATCATCGCGCGCAGGCCGGCGGCGGGCTTGCGACGCGCATCGTGATGCTGATGCCGATCGCCGTGCCGGCGCTCACGCTCGGTTTCGGCTACATCGCGATCTTCAGCGGCGACACGCTGCCCTGGCTCGGCACGCTGCCGCTGATGATCGTCGCGCATGCGGTATTGACGCTGCCGTATCTGCTGCAGACGCTGCTGAGCGATTTGCGGCATCTCGGGCTTGCGCGTCTCGAGGCCTGCGCGGCGACGCTCGGCGCGACGCCGCTGCGCCAGTTCTTCACGATCGTGCTGCCGAACCTGCGGCACAGCCTGTTTTCCGGTCTGGTGATGGTGGCCGCGTTGTCGATCGGCGAATTCCAGATCTCGAACCTGATCGCCGGTTTTCGCTACCGGAACTATCCCATCGTGCTGCTGCAGGCGTTCTACGGCGCGACGGGGATGGCCTGTGCGGCGACCGTCGTGCTGCTCGTCCTCGCCGTGCTCGCGACGCTCGTGTCCACCAGCACCATGCAACGCCTGAAGTGA
- a CDS encoding ABC transporter ATP-binding protein — MSLEFEHVSFQYPGARHGIDGVTLSAAQGELLAVMGRSGSGKSTLLRLAAGLLDGWRGRIAIGGADVAGVPVWRREVGMVFQHYALFPNLSVVDNVAYGLRMRGVAAGARRQRALDMLERVGLAAHATRGVAMLSGGQQQRVALARALVIEPKLLLLDEPLAALDAGIRHQLRDEIRMLQRACGATTLFVTHDQDEALSMADRVAIVDGGRVLQAGTPRDLYERPASAQVARFVGHSTLLPGRVLAHGAVDVRFATLHADTGAHRPGAEIAVLVRPEHVQADPPTHTVNRLDGRPGHVRYLGATQRYDFHPHGASDPLLCEGREPAARSIAIDPRHLLVLPVLPASPDAP, encoded by the coding sequence ATGAGCCTCGAATTCGAACACGTCAGTTTCCAGTATCCCGGTGCGCGTCACGGCATCGACGGCGTCACGCTGTCCGCCGCCCAGGGCGAACTGCTCGCGGTGATGGGGCGCAGCGGCTCCGGCAAGTCGACGCTGCTGCGGCTCGCCGCCGGCCTGCTCGACGGCTGGCGCGGCCGCATTGCGATCGGCGGCGCCGACGTGGCCGGCGTGCCCGTATGGCGGCGCGAAGTCGGGATGGTGTTTCAGCACTACGCGTTGTTTCCGAACCTGTCGGTCGTCGACAACGTCGCGTACGGGCTGCGGATGCGCGGCGTCGCGGCCGGCGCACGGCGCCAGCGCGCGCTCGACATGCTCGAGCGGGTCGGCCTGGCCGCGCATGCGACGCGCGGCGTGGCGATGCTGTCGGGCGGGCAGCAGCAGCGCGTCGCGCTGGCGCGCGCGCTCGTGATCGAGCCGAAGCTGCTGTTGCTCGACGAGCCGCTCGCCGCGCTCGATGCCGGCATCCGCCACCAGCTGCGCGACGAGATCCGCATGCTGCAGCGCGCGTGCGGCGCGACGACGCTGTTCGTCACGCACGACCAGGACGAGGCGCTGAGCATGGCGGATCGCGTCGCGATCGTCGACGGCGGCCGCGTGCTGCAGGCCGGCACGCCGCGCGACCTGTACGAGCGTCCCGCGAGCGCGCAGGTCGCGCGCTTCGTCGGACATTCGACGCTGCTGCCCGGCCGTGTGCTCGCGCACGGCGCCGTCGACGTGCGCTTCGCGACGCTGCACGCGGACACGGGCGCGCACCGGCCCGGCGCCGAAATCGCGGTGCTGGTGCGGCCCGAGCACGTGCAGGCGGATCCGCCGACGCACACGGTGAACCGGCTCGACGGCCGTCCCGGCCACGTGCGCTACCTCGGCGCGACGCAGCGCTACGACTTTCATCCGCACGGAGCGTCCGACCCGTTGCTGTGCGAGGGGCGCGAGCCCGCCGCCCGCAGCATCGCGATCGATCCGCGCCATCTGCTCGTGTTGCCCGTGCTGCCGGCGTCACCGGACGCGCCATGA
- a CDS encoding extracellular solute-binding protein, whose amino-acid sequence MSAGSLFVKGMRARVLALCALAALSCAAAHAAPLYPGEDALYAKAADEGLVVSFDTGPEWANWKALFAEFRKRYPKVEITYNDIGSAATVVALDKSRRRPQADTAYYFAASALDAASKDVVAPFRPINFDKLPGVFRAADGRWFAVHSLNIAFLVNRKLVKDVPQRWSDLLKPEYRNAVVYLDPRSTGQGQVAVFAAAYANGGSVDNPKPGAEFFGKLKRAGNVLRVEGTTPYAKFVKGEIPILIGYENDGLKAKYADGMGDAADVVIPQDGSVSAPYAMSLVKSGPNPSAAQLWLNLVMSDVGQALFAQGYVRPAVPGTPVAQDVAAKLPNAPQVRPLDVAKAAARKAEVDQLWSQATLGN is encoded by the coding sequence ATGTCTGCAGGTTCCCTTTTCGTGAAAGGCATGCGCGCGCGCGTGCTCGCACTGTGCGCGCTCGCGGCGCTTTCCTGCGCGGCTGCGCATGCGGCGCCGCTGTATCCGGGCGAGGACGCGCTGTACGCGAAGGCCGCCGACGAAGGGCTCGTCGTGTCGTTCGACACCGGCCCCGAATGGGCGAACTGGAAGGCGCTGTTCGCCGAATTCCGCAAGCGCTACCCGAAGGTCGAAATCACGTACAACGACATCGGCTCCGCGGCCACCGTCGTCGCGCTGGACAAGTCGCGCCGCCGTCCGCAGGCCGATACCGCGTACTACTTCGCGGCGTCGGCGCTCGACGCCGCGAGCAAGGACGTCGTCGCGCCGTTCCGGCCGATCAACTTCGACAAGCTGCCGGGCGTGTTCCGCGCGGCCGACGGCCGCTGGTTCGCCGTGCATTCGCTGAACATCGCGTTCCTCGTCAACCGGAAGCTCGTGAAGGACGTGCCGCAGCGCTGGTCCGACCTGCTGAAGCCCGAGTACCGCAACGCCGTGGTCTATCTCGACCCGCGTTCGACCGGGCAGGGCCAGGTCGCGGTGTTCGCGGCCGCGTATGCGAACGGCGGCAGCGTCGACAATCCGAAACCGGGCGCCGAATTCTTCGGCAAGCTCAAGCGCGCGGGCAACGTGCTGCGCGTCGAAGGCACGACGCCGTATGCGAAGTTCGTGAAGGGCGAGATCCCGATCCTGATCGGCTACGAGAACGACGGCCTCAAGGCGAAGTATGCGGACGGGATGGGCGACGCGGCCGACGTCGTGATTCCGCAGGACGGCAGCGTGTCGGCGCCGTATGCGATGAGTCTCGTGAAGAGCGGGCCGAATCCGTCCGCCGCGCAGCTGTGGCTCAACCTCGTGATGAGCGACGTCGGCCAGGCGCTGTTCGCGCAGGGTTACGTGCGTCCGGCCGTGCCCGGCACGCCGGTGGCGCAGGACGTCGCGGCGAAGCTGCCGAATGCGCCGCAGGTTCGCCCGCTCGATGTCGCGAAGGCGGCCGCGCGCAAGGCCGAGGTCGACCAGCTGTGGTCGCAGGCCACGCTCGGCAACTAA
- a CDS encoding ABC transporter permease translates to MQASLPERGVLRRFGALPAAALLAVCFVLPLAALVDAACADGGRAFAAVLRDPLVAAAIARSLALGVGAGTLSVGVGVPLAFVLAGQSPARRHWSLALLGVPLAFSGLVIAYGFVLAFGRAGFVTMLLAALGADPNAIGGAIYTMPGLAFAYAYYLIPRVALMIYPALANFDRRPLEAALTLGARPWRAWLDVAWRELWPSIMSAWCLVTAIALGTYGTALALAGTQINILPLLMYLKLSDGQTDFSQAAVLSIVLTAICTCVLALGEGLVRQRRH, encoded by the coding sequence ATGCAGGCTTCGTTACCGGAACGCGGCGTGCTGCGCCGCTTCGGCGCGCTTCCCGCGGCCGCGCTGCTCGCGGTGTGCTTCGTGCTGCCGCTCGCCGCGCTGGTCGACGCCGCCTGTGCGGACGGCGGGCGGGCGTTCGCGGCGGTGCTGCGCGACCCGCTCGTCGCCGCTGCGATCGCCCGCTCGCTCGCGCTGGGCGTCGGCGCCGGGACGCTGTCGGTCGGCGTGGGCGTGCCGCTCGCCTTCGTGCTGGCGGGCCAGTCGCCGGCGCGCCGCCACTGGTCGCTGGCGCTGCTCGGCGTGCCGCTCGCGTTCTCCGGCCTCGTGATCGCGTACGGCTTCGTCCTCGCGTTCGGCCGCGCGGGCTTCGTCACCATGCTGCTGGCGGCGCTGGGCGCCGATCCGAACGCGATCGGCGGCGCGATCTACACGATGCCGGGGCTCGCCTTCGCCTATGCGTATTACCTGATTCCGCGGGTCGCGCTGATGATCTATCCGGCCCTCGCGAATTTCGACCGGCGGCCGCTCGAAGCGGCGCTGACGCTCGGTGCGCGGCCGTGGCGCGCGTGGCTCGACGTCGCGTGGCGCGAGCTGTGGCCGTCGATCATGTCCGCCTGGTGCCTCGTGACCGCGATCGCGCTCGGCACGTACGGCACGGCGCTCGCGCTGGCCGGCACGCAGATCAACATCCTGCCGCTGCTGATGTATCTGAAGCTGTCGGACGGGCAAACCGATTTTTCGCAGGCGGCCGTGCTGTCGATCGTGCTGACCGCCATCTGCACCTGCGTTCTTGCACTGGGGGAAGGCCTTGTTCGGCAACGGCGGCATTGA
- a CDS encoding TIGR00725 family protein, producing the protein MPVGVIGPRDATDEQMRVAERLAHALATAGVALVGGGKQGVMEAAARGAHAAGGCAIGLLPEDDATLANPYLSVALPTGLGITRNALVARASLCLIAVGGGLGTLSEIALGLQWGKPVFTICDAPQVAGVECFDDADRLVARVAQWLADSA; encoded by the coding sequence ATGCCGGTGGGCGTGATCGGCCCGCGCGACGCGACGGACGAGCAGATGCGCGTCGCGGAGCGGCTCGCCCATGCGTTGGCGACGGCGGGTGTCGCGCTCGTCGGCGGCGGCAAGCAGGGCGTGATGGAAGCCGCCGCGCGCGGCGCGCATGCGGCGGGTGGCTGTGCGATCGGGCTGCTGCCCGAAGACGACGCGACGCTCGCGAATCCGTATCTGAGCGTCGCGCTGCCGACCGGGCTCGGCATCACGCGGAACGCGCTGGTGGCGCGCGCGTCGCTGTGCCTGATCGCGGTCGGCGGCGGTCTCGGCACGCTGTCCGAAATCGCGCTCGGCTTGCAGTGGGGCAAGCCGGTGTTCACGATTTGCGACGCGCCGCAGGTGGCGGGCGTCGAGTGCTTCGACGACGCCGACCGGCTCGTCGCGCGGGTGGCGCAGTGGCTGGCCGATTCGGCGTAG
- the cydB gene encoding cytochrome d ubiquinol oxidase subunit II, which yields MDVTVIWAAIIALGLFMYVVLDGFDLGIGIVFPFFPDEKERDLMMNTVAPVWDGNETWLVLGGAGLFAVFPVVYATVLSALYLPLIFMLVCLIFRGVSFEIRAKARRTKHLWDLAFIGGSAGATLFQGIALGAFLQGINVKNGVFAGDAFDWLTPFSLLTGLGLVVTYALLGCCWLVAKTEGDLQRRLHRVVWPLTVVLLGFIAVVSLWTPLQDPAIAQRWFDTGLFWRLLPVPFLVAGCAVWMRRAVRDRHDMTPFVLALALVLLGYVGLLVTMFPYAIPPTMTIWEAAAPRSSQTFTLVGAAIILPIIIAYTTMGYWVFRGKVRHEDQHYYHH from the coding sequence ATGGACGTCACCGTAATCTGGGCCGCGATCATCGCATTGGGGCTCTTCATGTACGTCGTGCTCGACGGCTTCGACCTCGGCATCGGCATCGTCTTCCCGTTCTTCCCGGACGAGAAGGAACGCGACCTGATGATGAACACCGTCGCGCCCGTGTGGGACGGCAACGAAACGTGGCTGGTGCTCGGCGGCGCCGGGCTGTTCGCGGTGTTCCCGGTCGTGTATGCGACGGTGCTGTCGGCGCTCTACCTGCCGCTGATCTTCATGCTGGTGTGCCTGATCTTCCGCGGCGTGTCGTTCGAGATCCGCGCGAAGGCGCGCCGCACGAAGCATCTGTGGGACCTCGCGTTCATCGGCGGCTCGGCCGGTGCGACGCTGTTCCAGGGGATCGCGCTCGGCGCGTTCCTGCAGGGCATCAACGTGAAGAACGGCGTATTCGCCGGCGACGCGTTCGACTGGCTCACGCCGTTCAGCCTGCTGACGGGCCTCGGCCTCGTCGTCACGTATGCGCTGCTCGGCTGCTGCTGGCTCGTCGCGAAGACGGAAGGCGACCTGCAACGCCGCCTGCATCGCGTCGTGTGGCCGCTGACGGTCGTGCTGCTCGGCTTCATCGCGGTCGTCAGCCTGTGGACGCCGCTGCAGGACCCGGCGATCGCGCAGCGCTGGTTCGACACGGGGCTGTTCTGGCGCCTGCTGCCGGTGCCGTTCCTGGTCGCCGGATGCGCGGTGTGGATGCGTCGCGCGGTGCGCGACCGGCACGACATGACGCCGTTCGTGCTGGCGCTGGCGCTGGTGCTGCTCGGCTACGTCGGGCTGCTCGTCACGATGTTCCCGTATGCGATCCCGCCGACGATGACGATCTGGGAAGCCGCCGCGCCGCGTTCGAGCCAGACCTTCACGCTGGTCGGCGCAGCGATCATCCTGCCGATCATCATCGCGTACACGACGATGGGCTACTGGGTATTCCGAGGCAAGGTGCGCCATGAAGACCAGCATTACTACCACCACTGA
- a CDS encoding cytochrome ubiquinol oxidase subunit I: MNTAFSAFDLARLQFAFTVSFHIVFPALSIGLASFIAVLEYRWLKTGKSYYKTLCLFWSKIFAVAFGMGVVSGVVMSYQFGTNWSGFSSFAGSVTGPLLMYEVMTAFFLEAGFLGIMLFGWNRVSPRAHFGATLMVAIGTLISTFWILASNSWMQTPQGFEIVDGRIVPTDWLAIIFNPSFPYRLLHMAIAAFIVAALVVAATGAWHLLKGRRDRGVKKMFSMALWLLLVLAPLQAVIGDQHGINTLKHQPAKIAAIEGLWDTEKGGTALNLFGIPDMKAETTRYAVKVPHLGSLILTHSWDGEIRGLKDFPPQDRPNSTIVFWSFRIMVGIGFAMIGLAVLAWLLRRRGSLYESKWFHRFALAMGPTGFVSLLAGWVTTEAGRQPWVVYGVMRTAQAVSPLTLQQVSLSMMTFVIVYFLVFGTGMYYILKLMKAGPALPDATHDANHDAPGSRRDHTARRPMSAVDELIETV; this comes from the coding sequence ATGAACACCGCATTTTCGGCCTTCGATCTGGCCCGCCTGCAATTCGCGTTCACCGTCTCCTTCCACATCGTGTTCCCGGCGCTGAGCATCGGCCTCGCCAGCTTCATCGCCGTGCTCGAATATCGCTGGCTGAAGACGGGCAAGTCTTACTACAAAACCCTGTGTCTGTTCTGGTCGAAGATCTTCGCGGTCGCGTTCGGGATGGGCGTCGTCTCCGGCGTCGTGATGAGCTACCAGTTCGGCACGAACTGGTCGGGCTTCTCGAGCTTCGCCGGCTCCGTCACCGGCCCGCTGCTGATGTACGAGGTCATGACCGCGTTCTTCCTCGAAGCGGGCTTCCTCGGCATCATGCTGTTCGGCTGGAATCGCGTCAGCCCGCGCGCGCACTTCGGCGCGACGCTGATGGTCGCGATCGGCACGCTGATCTCCACCTTCTGGATCCTCGCGTCGAACAGCTGGATGCAGACGCCGCAGGGCTTCGAGATCGTCGACGGCCGCATCGTGCCGACCGACTGGCTCGCGATCATCTTCAACCCGTCGTTCCCGTACCGCCTGCTGCACATGGCGATCGCCGCGTTCATCGTCGCGGCGCTGGTCGTGGCCGCGACGGGCGCATGGCATCTGCTGAAGGGCCGTCGCGACCGCGGCGTGAAGAAGATGTTCTCGATGGCGCTGTGGCTGCTGCTCGTGCTCGCGCCGCTGCAAGCCGTGATCGGCGACCAGCACGGGATCAACACGCTGAAGCACCAGCCCGCGAAGATCGCCGCGATCGAAGGGCTGTGGGACACCGAAAAGGGCGGCACGGCGCTCAACCTGTTCGGCATTCCGGACATGAAGGCCGAAACGACGCGCTACGCGGTTAAGGTTCCGCATCTCGGCAGCCTGATCCTCACGCATAGCTGGGACGGCGAAATCCGCGGGTTGAAGGACTTCCCGCCGCAAGACCGCCCGAATTCGACGATCGTGTTCTGGAGCTTCCGGATCATGGTCGGCATCGGCTTCGCGATGATCGGCCTCGCCGTGCTCGCGTGGCTGCTGCGCCGCCGCGGTAGCCTGTACGAATCGAAGTGGTTCCACCGCTTCGCGCTGGCGATGGGCCCGACCGGCTTCGTGTCGCTGCTCGCCGGCTGGGTGACGACCGAAGCCGGCCGCCAGCCCTGGGTCGTGTACGGCGTGATGCGCACCGCGCAGGCCGTGTCGCCGCTGACGCTGCAGCAGGTCAGCCTGTCGATGATGACCTTCGTGATCGTCTACTTCCTCGTGTTCGGCACCGGCATGTACTACATCCTGAAGCTGATGAAGGCCGGCCCCGCGCTGCCCGACGCGACGCACGACGCGAACCACGACGCGCCCGGCTCGCGCCGCGATCACACCGCGCGCCGCCCGATGTCGGCGGTCGACGAACTGATCGAGACCGTCTGA
- the ltaE gene encoding low-specificity L-threonine aldolase, with amino-acid sequence MIDLRSDTVTRPSQPMLAAMTAAEVGDDVWGDDPTVLRLQAVTAERAGKEAGLFFPSGTQSNLAALMAHCERGDEYIVGQLAHTYKYEGGGAAVLGSIQPQPLENAPDGTLPLEKIAAAIKPLDNHFARTRLLALENTIGGKVLPEGYVREAVALARSRGLATHLDGARVCNAAVASGRSLAELCEGFDTVSICFSKGLGAPVGSVLVGSRALLERAQRWRKVLGGGMRQSGILAAACLYALDHNVERLADDHANAAHLAEGLARIEPVKVTSQATNMVFAQFPEADCAPLEAWLKEHGILTQMLYASRFVTHCDVSRADIGTFVDAVRAYFAKRRG; translated from the coding sequence ATGATCGATTTACGCAGCGATACCGTGACGCGTCCGAGCCAGCCGATGCTGGCCGCCATGACTGCCGCCGAAGTCGGCGACGACGTGTGGGGCGACGACCCGACCGTGCTGCGCCTGCAGGCCGTCACGGCCGAGCGCGCGGGCAAGGAAGCCGGCCTGTTCTTCCCGAGCGGCACGCAGAGCAACCTCGCTGCCTTGATGGCGCATTGCGAGCGCGGCGACGAATACATCGTCGGTCAGCTCGCGCACACCTACAAGTACGAGGGCGGCGGCGCGGCGGTGCTCGGCAGCATCCAGCCGCAACCGCTCGAGAACGCGCCCGACGGCACGCTGCCGCTCGAGAAGATCGCCGCGGCGATCAAGCCGCTCGACAATCACTTCGCGCGCACGCGCCTGCTCGCGCTCGAGAACACGATCGGCGGCAAGGTGCTGCCGGAAGGCTATGTGCGCGAAGCCGTCGCGCTCGCGCGCAGCCGCGGGCTCGCCACCCACCTCGACGGCGCGCGCGTGTGCAATGCGGCCGTCGCGTCGGGGCGCTCGCTCGCCGAGCTGTGCGAGGGCTTCGATACCGTGTCGATCTGCTTCTCGAAAGGGCTCGGCGCGCCGGTCGGGTCGGTGCTGGTCGGCAGCCGCGCGCTGCTCGAGCGCGCGCAGCGCTGGCGCAAGGTGCTGGGCGGCGGGATGCGGCAGTCGGGCATCCTCGCGGCCGCGTGCCTGTACGCGCTCGATCACAACGTCGAGCGGCTCGCCGACGATCACGCGAATGCCGCGCACCTCGCCGAGGGCCTCGCGCGCATCGAGCCGGTGAAGGTGACGTCGCAGGCGACCAACATGGTGTTCGCGCAATTCCCCGAAGCCGACTGCGCGCCGCTCGAGGCGTGGCTCAAGGAGCACGGGATTCTGACGCAGATGCTGTACGCGTCGCGCTTCGTCACGCACTGCGACGTGTCGCGGGCGGATATCGGTACCTTCGTTGACGCAGTGCGCGCGTATTTCGCGAAGCGTCGCGGGTAA